TACTCCCGGTGGAGCGTCGGCGGCTACGGCCTGGTCGTCACCGGCAACGTGATGGTCGACCGTCACCACCTGGGGGAGCCGGGCAACGTGGTCGTCGAGGACGACCGGCACCTCGACCTCCTCGCGCACTGGGCGAAGGGCTTCGCCGACGGCGGCACCCCCCTGTGGATGCAGATCAACCACCCGGGTCGTCAGGCCCAGGCGCTGGCCAGCCGCCACCGGCCGGTGGCGCCGAGCGCGATCGCCTCGAACGTGCCGGGCTTCGTGCGGCCCCGGGCCCTGGAGTCCGACGAGATCGAGGGCATCGTCGAGCGGTACGCGACCACGGCGGCCGTCGCCGAGGCAGCGGGTTTCGACGGCGTGCAGATCCACGGCGCCCACGGCTACCTGGTCACCCAGTTCCTGTCCCCGCTGTCGAACCGGCGCGACGACGACTGGGGCGGCGACCCCGAACGGCGTCGCCGTTTCGTCCTGGAGGTCGTGCGGGCCGTCCGTCGCCGGGTCGCACCCGGATTCGCCGTCGGCATCAAGCTGAACTCCGCCGATTTCCAGCGGGGCGGCTTCACCGAGGAGGAGTCGCGCGAGGTCGTCCGCGCGCTCGTCGCCGAGGGCATCGACCTGATCGAGGTGAGCGGCGGCTCCTACGAGCAGCCGGCCATGATGGGCTCGGCGGTGCGGGAGTCGACGAGGGCTCGGGAGGCGTACTTCCTGGAGTACGCCCGCGACGTGCGATCGATCGCGGACGGCGTGCCGATCGCGGTCACCGGCGGGTTCCGCACCCGGGCGGCGATGGACTCAGCCGTCGCGGCCGAGGACTGCGACCTGGTGGGGCTGGGTCGGGGCACCTGCACCACGCCCGACGCCGCCCGGGATCTGCTCGTCGGCGGGGTGGAGCGGATCGAGGTGCAGTCGGTGCGCTTCGGGGGGCGCCGGGTGCTGGACAAGGTCACCGACCTCCGGGCGTTGGACGGAGCGCTGGACCTGCAGTGGCACACCGACCAGCTGCACCGCATGGGCGCCGGCCGCGAGCCCGACACCGGACGTGCCTGGTGGCGCACCGTCGGCTCGATGCTCGCCCGCACCGGCGTCGGCTCGCTCAAGCAGAAGCGCGGCTGACCCCCTCTCCCCCTCGCGAAATTACGGAGCCGGCACGGCAACTTGTCACTGGGCACGGCAGATCTGCCGTGCCCAGTGACAACGAGCCGTGCCGGCTCCGTAACTTCGCGGAGGGGGTGGGCGGGGGTGAGAGGGATGCGGGTGCGGCGGCCGGCCGGTGGTACGGTTCCGGCGACAACTCCATGCACGTCCGTGTCCAGGGGAAGCCGGTCCGAATCCGGCGCTGACCCGCAACCGTAGGCCGCCCTCGTGGCGGTGAGCCGGAACACCTGTCTCGGACGTCTGACTCTCCACGCTGTCGAGGACTACGAGCGCGGATGGATCCATCGGGTCCGTCCTGCTCAGCAGCGGGAAGGACCCTTGATGAAGATCACTGCACCCTTTCGGCGACTCACCGTCGCCGCCGTCACCGCGCCTCTGCTGGTGGCCGGACTATCCGCCCCTGCTCAGGCCGTCAACGACGAGTCCGACGCAGCGGCCTCCTGGTTGGCCGACCAACTGACCGATGGTCTGGTGTTCAACCAGCAGTTCACGTCCAACGACCTCGGCCTCAGCCTCGACGTCTACTTCGCGCTCGACGCCATCGGCGTGGAGGGTGCGGCGAAGGATTCGATCATCACGGCGATGGCGGACAACGCCGACACCTATCTGACCTTCGACACGCCGGGCGAGTTGTACGCCGGTGCGGCCGGAAAGCTCGGCACCGCCGTCATCGACAGTGGCGCGGACCCGCGGGCCTTCGGCGGGCGGGATCTGGTGGCCGACATCGAGTCGCGCGTGGCGACCGCCGGTGAGGACACCGGCCGTGCCACCGACCTCTCCGCCTTCGGCGACTTCTCCAACGCCATCGGCCAGTCCTGGGTCGTGAAGGCCCTGGTCGGCTCCGAGAGCGACTTGGCCGACGAGGCCGCCGGCTACCTCGCCGCACAGCAGTGCGCCGACGGCGGCTTCTCCTCCAACCTCAACGCCGCGACCTGCACGTCCTCGGTCGACTCCACCACCTTCGCCGTGGAGGGTCTGCTGGCCGCCGACCAGGCCGAAGTCGGTGACTTCGGGGATGTGGTCTCCGAGGCGGCCGACTACCTCGTCGAGGTCCAGGCGGCCGACGGCTCGTTCGGCAGCAACACCAACTCCACCGGCAAGGCGGCGCTCGTGCTGAGCAGCCTGGATCGCGAGCGGGCCGCCGTCGCTGCGTCGTCCTGGGTGCACCGGCTGTTCGTCGGACCTGACCTGGCTGATTCCGCACTGGGCGACGAGATCGGTGCGGTCGCCTTCGACGAGGCAGCGTTCGCCCTGGGTCTCCAGCAGGGCATCGTCGTCCCGACCCGTGACCAGTGGATCCGGGCCGCGGCCCAGGCCGCGCCTGCGCTCGACCTGGTCGAGGGCCAGGACCTGTACACCGACGTCCCTGCCTCGTTGACCTTCTTCTTCGAGATCACCTGGCTCTCCGCGACGGGCATCACGACGGGGTACGAGGACGGGACGTTCCGGCCGGCCGAGCCGGTGCTGCGTGAGCAGATGGCCGCGTTCCTGTACCGGTTCGCCGACGAGCCCACGGTCGAGCGTCCGGCGGAGTCGCCGTTCACCGACGTGTCCGAGGACGACACGTTCTACGACGAGATCATCTGGCTGGAGTCGACCGGCATCACCACCGGCTACGACGAGGCCGACGGCACCCGCACGTTCCGTCCGTCCCAGCCGGTGCTGCGTGAGCAGATGGCCGCGTTCCTGTACCGCTTCGACGAGCAGGACTTCGTCGACGACGACGGTGCGACGTTCACCGACGTGGCCCCGGCGTTCGAGTTCTTCGACGAGATCGAGTGGCTGGCCACGACCGGCATCACCACCGGCTACGAGGAGGCCGGCGACACCGTCACCTTCCGCGGCGCCCAGCCCGTCCTGCGCGAGCAGATGGCCGCGTTCCTGTTCCGCTACGACCAGTACCAGCAGTCCGACCTCTGATGCACGGCATCCTCGCGCGGCTGGCGGCGACCTTCCTGGTCGCCGCCGGCCTCACGGTCGTCGCGCAGGCTCCGGCGCAGGCCGCCGCCTGCCAGCAGGGGACCGGGGTGACCGTCGTCGTCAACGGCAGCGTCAGCTGCGTGTCCGGTGGCGGCGGGACGGCCGCGACGAAGTTCGGACAGGCGGGCCACACGCTCGCCGGCGTGCCCAACCAGCCCGGCGCGGTGTGCCGGGTGAACGGGTTCCCGGCGCCGGGTCAGCCCTGCTTCGAGACCAACGCCTACTGGGGGCTCTTCCACGCCAACGGCACCGGTGGTGGCTGGCAGTACGCCACCGTCGGCGCGTACAGCCTGAGCATCCCGGCTGGCGGCTGGGTCGCGTTCGTGTGGCAGGGCAGCGACAACCGGACCAACCCGTCGATGACGCCGGTGGGCCCGGCCCCCGCACCTCAGCCNNNNNNNNNNNNNNNNNNNNNNNNNNNNNNNNNNNNNNNNNNNNNNNNNNNNNNNNNNNNNNNNNNNNNNNNNNNNNNNNNNNNNNNNNNNNNNNNNNNNCCGCCCCTGCTGCGCCCGGCGCACCGACGGCACCGTCGGCCGATCCCTCGGAGGAGCCCGGCGACGAGCCGGTGGAGGAGGGCGCCGCCGACGAGCCGGGAGCGGAGTCCACCGCGACCCCGGACACCCGTGACTCGCAGGAGTCCGACGCCCGCACCACGGCGACGTCGGCGACGACCGACGGCGACGGCGGGAGCCCGCTGGGGCTGGTCGTCGCGCTGGTGGCGGTCGCCGGTCTGGGCGGTGCCGCCGTGGTCGTGCACCGACGACGGGCCGTCGAGCAGGCATGACGACGAGGCCGCTGCCGCGTGACCTGCACCCGGGAGCCTGGTGGATCTGGGCGCTCGGGCTCGCGGCTGCGGCCTCGTTCACCCTCAACCCGTTCCTGCTGCTGCTGATCATCGCGGTGGCGGCCCTCACCGTCATGGCCCGTCGGTCCGACGCGCCGTGGGCGCTGTCGTTCCGCTTCTACGTGTACTTCGGCCTCTTCATCGTCGTCATCCGGGTCCTCTACCGGATCGTGCTCGGTGGCGGGGGCATGCCCGACGACGTCGTGCTGTTCACGCTGCCGAGCGTGCCGCTGCCCGAAGCCGCCCGTGGCATCGAGCTGCTGGGCCCGTTCACGCTCCCTGAGCTGCTGGGCGCGCTGTACGACGGTCTCCGGCTGGCCGCGATGGTCATCTGCGTGGGCGCCGCCAACGCCCTGGCCAACCCGAAGCGACTGCTGAAGTCGGTCCCGCCGGCGCTGTACGAGGTCGGGACCGCGATCGTCGTCGCGCTGTCGGTGTTCCCCCAGCTGGCCGAGAGCGTGCAGCGGGTGCACCGGGCCCGCAAGCTGCGGGGCGACCCCGGCAAGGGCGTCGGGGCCCTGCGTCGGATCGTCGTCCCGGTGCTCGAGGACGCGCTCGAACGGTCGCTCACCCTGGCGGCCGGCATGGACGCGCGCGGCTACGGCCGCAGCGGCGACGCCACCGCACATGAGCGGCTGCGCACCGGCGTGCTGATGCTGCTGGGGCTGTTCGGGCTCTGCATCGGCGCCTACGCCTACCTCGACGGGACGGCCCCCCGGTACCTGGCCGGTCCGATGCTGGCGGCCGGGGTCGTGCTGGCCGGGCTCGCCCTGTGGTCGGCCGGGCAGCGCGTGCAGCGGACCCGCTACCGGCCCGACCGGTGGCGCCGTGCCGAGATCGGCACCGCCCTCGCCGGCATCGCCGCGGCGGTGGGGGTCGACCGTGCGGTGGATCTCGACCCGTACGGCGTCTTCCCCGGCCTGACCTCGGTCCCCACCGTGCCGGTCGTCGCGGTGCTCGCGGTGCTCGTGGCCGCGCTGCCGGCGCTGATCACCCCCGAGCCGGCGAAGGCGTTGTCCGCCGAGCCGGAACGAGAGCCCGAGGTGGTCCGATGATCAGCCTGGAGCAGGTGACCTTCGCCTACGACGGAGCCACCGCGCCGACCCTGCGCGACGTCGACCTGCACGTGCCCGAGGGCGAACTGGTGCTGGTCGCGGGCCGGACCGGGTCGGGCAAGTCGACGCTGCTGGGTCTGTTGAACGGACTGGTGCCGCACTTCAGCGGCGGCACCCTCGCCGGTGACGTCCGCATCGACGGCGCGTCCGTCGTGGGCCGGCCGCCGCGCGAGCTGGCCCACCTCGTGGGCTACGTCGCGCAGGACCCGCTGGCGGGATTCGTCAGCGACGTGGTCGAGGACGAGCTGGCCTACGGCATGGAGCAGCTCGGTCTCGACGCCCAGACCATGCGCCGGCGGGTCGAGGAGACGCTCGACCTGCTCGGCATCGCGGCGCTGCGCCGCCGCCCGCTCCGCACCCTCTCCGGCGGCCAGCAGCAGCGGGTGGCCATCGGCTCGGTGCTCACGATGCATCCGCGGGTGCTCGTGCTCGACGAACCCACCTCGGCGCTGGACGCCACGGCGGCCGAGGACGTGCTCGCCACCATCGCGCGCCTGGTCGACGACGTCGGTCTCACCGTCGTCGTCGCCGAGCACCGGATGGAGCGGGTCATCCCGTTCGCCGACCGCCTGGTGCTGGTCGAGGACGGCCGGGTCCGCGACGGCGCTCCCGCCGACCTGCTGGTCGACGCCCCGGTGGCGCCGCCGTTGGTCGAGCTCGGCCGGCTGGTCGGATGGACCCCGCTGCCGTTGTCGGTGCGCGAGGCCCGGCGCCGGGTGCGCGAGCTGACCCCGCAGCTGAACGCTCCCGAGCCGCGGGTCGACCCGGTCCGCACCTCCGCGCTCTCGGCGAGCGGCATGAGCGTGCTGTACGGGTCGACCGTCGCCGTGCGCGAGGTCGACCTGGCGGTCGGCGCGGGCGAGATCGTCGCGGTCATGGGCCGCAACGGGTCCGGCAAGTCGTCCCTGCTGTGGGCGATCCAGGGGGCCGGCAAGCGGCACGGCGGTCAGGTGTCCGTGGGCGGTGTCGACCCCGGCACGGTGTCGGCCGACCGGGCCCGCCGGCTCGTCGGCCTCGTGCCGCAGACCGCCGCCGACCTGCTCTACCTGGAGTCCGTCGACGCCGAGTGCGGGGCCGCGGACCGTCAGGCGGGTGCCGAGGCGGGTGCCTGCCGTGCCCTGCTGGACCGGCTGGCCCCCGGCATCGAGGGCGCCCAGCACCCCCGTGACCTCTCCGAGGGTCAGCGGCTGTCGCT
The Aeromicrobium marinum DSM 15272 genome window above contains:
- a CDS encoding NADH:flavin oxidoreductase/NADH oxidase family protein — its product is MPTSRTLGDTVTLPCGQLLPNRLMKSALSEALGAPDGAPTTKLERLYSRWSVGGYGLVVTGNVMVDRHHLGEPGNVVVEDDRHLDLLAHWAKGFADGGTPLWMQINHPGRQAQALASRHRPVAPSAIASNVPGFVRPRALESDEIEGIVERYATTAAVAEAAGFDGVQIHGAHGYLVTQFLSPLSNRRDDDWGGDPERRRRFVLEVVRAVRRRVAPGFAVGIKLNSADFQRGGFTEEESREVVRALVAEGIDLIEVSGGSYEQPAMMGSAVRESTRAREAYFLEYARDVRSIADGVPIAVTGGFRTRAAMDSAVAAEDCDLVGLGRGTCTTPDAARDLLVGGVERIEVQSVRFGGRRVLDKVTDLRALDGALDLQWHTDQLHRMGAGREPDTGRAWWRTVGSMLARTGVGSLKQKRG
- a CDS encoding S-layer homology domain-containing protein, with the protein product MKITAPFRRLTVAAVTAPLLVAGLSAPAQAVNDESDAAASWLADQLTDGLVFNQQFTSNDLGLSLDVYFALDAIGVEGAAKDSIITAMADNADTYLTFDTPGELYAGAAGKLGTAVIDSGADPRAFGGRDLVADIESRVATAGEDTGRATDLSAFGDFSNAIGQSWVVKALVGSESDLADEAAGYLAAQQCADGGFSSNLNAATCTSSVDSTTFAVEGLLAADQAEVGDFGDVVSEAADYLVEVQAADGSFGSNTNSTGKAALVLSSLDRERAAVAASSWVHRLFVGPDLADSALGDEIGAVAFDEAAFALGLQQGIVVPTRDQWIRAAAQAAPALDLVEGQDLYTDVPASLTFFFEITWLSATGITTGYEDGTFRPAEPVLREQMAAFLYRFADEPTVERPAESPFTDVSEDDTFYDEIIWLESTGITTGYDEADGTRTFRPSQPVLREQMAAFLYRFDEQDFVDDDGATFTDVAPAFEFFDEIEWLATTGITTGYEEAGDTVTFRGAQPVLREQMAAFLFRYDQYQQSDL
- a CDS encoding ABC transporter ATP-binding protein produces the protein MISLEQVTFAYDGATAPTLRDVDLHVPEGELVLVAGRTGSGKSTLLGLLNGLVPHFSGGTLAGDVRIDGASVVGRPPRELAHLVGYVAQDPLAGFVSDVVEDELAYGMEQLGLDAQTMRRRVEETLDLLGIAALRRRPLRTLSGGQQQRVAIGSVLTMHPRVLVLDEPTSALDATAAEDVLATIARLVDDVGLTVVVAEHRMERVIPFADRLVLVEDGRVRDGAPADLLVDAPVAPPLVELGRLVGWTPLPLSVREARRRVRELTPQLNAPEPRVDPVRTSALSASGMSVLYGSTVAVREVDLAVGAGEIVAVMGRNGSGKSSLLWAIQGAGKRHGGQVSVGGVDPGTVSADRARRLVGLVPQTAADLLYLESVDAECGAADRQAGAEAGACRALLDRLAPGIEGAQHPRDLSEGQRLSLVLAIVLTARPQVIALDEPTRGLDYAGKAALTAILQELAADGRGVVVSTHDVEFVATVAHSVVVMADADVVSSGPVAGVLAESPAFAPQMSKVLGPQWLTVADVQAALA
- a CDS encoding energy-coupling factor transporter transmembrane component T, which codes for MTTRPLPRDLHPGAWWIWALGLAAAASFTLNPFLLLLIIAVAALTVMARRSDAPWALSFRFYVYFGLFIVVIRVLYRIVLGGGGMPDDVVLFTLPSVPLPEAARGIELLGPFTLPELLGALYDGLRLAAMVICVGAANALANPKRLLKSVPPALYEVGTAIVVALSVFPQLAESVQRVHRARKLRGDPGKGVGALRRIVVPVLEDALERSLTLAAGMDARGYGRSGDATAHERLRTGVLMLLGLFGLCIGAYAYLDGTAPRYLAGPMLAAGVVLAGLALWSAGQRVQRTRYRPDRWRRAEIGTALAGIAAAVGVDRAVDLDPYGVFPGLTSVPTVPVVAVLAVLVAALPALITPEPAKALSAEPEREPEVVR